In Quercus robur chromosome 11, dhQueRobu3.1, whole genome shotgun sequence, the following proteins share a genomic window:
- the LOC126706237 gene encoding autophagy-related protein 2, which produces MFPWNIRRSAEAVFSRWALKKVCKFVLKKKLGHLILGDIDLEQLDVQLTEGTIQLNDLALNVDYLNEKVGASTPVIIKEGSIGSLLVKMPWKGEGCVVEVDELELVLAPCMKNDSPAKDETCSSSQDGNHGLHYDLRKHEYDSVDDAAKSTSGDVHEGVKTIAKMVKWLLSSFHVKIKRLIVAFDPYLENDEKNTGGHTTLVLRILETECQTCISENANSNGSASAESFLGISQLTNIIKFQEVVVELLQIDDNDNKASFSEFFSGHCPTNTTTPVVTGKRGGFSGNLRLNIPWKNGSLDIRKVDADVSIDPVELRLQPSSIKWLLLSWETVKNLDKYCSSHMHYRSMDSINFNSASNCLSSTPLSTGNVTDRMIQICGGSSLDISSLTLEESVTEGMLPGTHLISDWVSANQNQKDGIEEVDFGASVDQFFECIDGMRNSQSALASSGMWNWTCSVFSAITAASSLASGSLLIPSEQQHVETTVKAAFAEISVMLSFHDEDQKNLCDPEDDLVNFHCLAAECRDIVLLSKVCSREMKFEGIVKSIAVANYFSSEKDALNFQLNSCTDDKNSQSLLIHQLQAEVQGALPPFTLSSEDPYSDEVNDLVSADFPFGSKGGLVKVILLKTSGITHCEFSVSSASSDGSFSGPASFSLELSPFVFWVNFPLVNTLLNLSVEVVKYVEMNTKMNESPSEVITEKHKSSNGCMKSSTPRLTTLSSTERLRGNILIPNARLILCFPFESGKDSRDYSSYDQFIVLDFSSPLASNKGVIEDRSPTSDATLQKKQSSMVTSSLHLNVGDLYIYLVLSASKSVIRNNSCNMLNQKFSAQNILSITNKTGCLSVISMLWQDGCVTGPLIAKRAKFLATLGSCDVSLDSNTYEFASASAVKDLEDLNSRIQQEMIVSSVFFLRVCLSPVTITLGSSQYNGLLNLLNQMINGLSCVDSDASDAAKSREGPSVSQTSLLVECDSVEILINLDAKENIGGPMQSELPGSWYCLRLKIRKFELLSVSNIGGVRGANLFWLAHGEGELWGSITGVPGQEFLLISCSNSTMKRGDGGGSNALSSRLAGSDIVYLWEPESLHGFTSITVRCGTIVATGGRLDWLDKISSFFSLPSPEAEQEGDNSMQKGDLNASCGSSFVLNLVDIGLSYEPYLKRLVAGSEVLDSKCFSLSAKEKECMGEQYVACLLAASSFNLSTSTVANSIDNDSKIRVQDLGLLLRTMSEPENLGGTYSAEHLHKVGYIKVAWEALIEVILRTNCKSGLLWEVECSKSHICLETCHDTTAALIRLSAQLQQLFAPDVEESIVHLQARWNNIRKEQDRNDFNDESRVFSGDSEPSTSQVNIASVDTKSEPGLVGLMDEICEDEFSFDDNHACQFDPPESHICVSLDESVLEDACGFRVETPEFLSHDLSFNGLMPVVELESGQTSISEEGYFTEFREGNCLSELRRLSELSLGRQSLPEIPKCKSTNVGNGDIGKGNSGWYGDLRIVENHISEASEQSGVKQFLKGELLSLNNKTHDDVGKVAGRVLFKNIDVKWRMYAGSDWHDSRDVGEHSSTCHGRDKTVYLELSLSGMEFQYDIFPVGGICVSKLSLSVQDFQLYDKSSNAPWKLVLGYYNSKDHPRESSSKAFKLDLEAVRPDPLVPLEEYRLRIAFLPILLHLHQSQLDFLIDFFGAKSSSVDQSLDCHQDADGSKLSQGHTIANEALLPFFQKFDIWPVLVRVDYSPRRVDLAALRGGKYVELVNLVPWKGVELQLKHVHSVGIYGWGGVFETIIGEWLEDISQNQVHKILQGLPTIRSVVAVGSGAAKLVSLPVESYRKDRRLLKGMQRGTVAFLRSISLEAVGLGVHLAAGAHDILLQAECILTSIPPSGPWAGQSKMKTNVRSNQPKDAQQGLQRAYESLSDGLGKSASALVGTPLKKYQRGAGAISALTSAVRAVPAAAIAPASACATAVHYTLLGFRNSLDPERKKESMEKYLGPTQSQEHD; this is translated from the exons ATGTTTCCGTGGAATATTAGGAGGTCGGCGGAGGCTGTGTTCTCGCGCTGGGCCTTGAAGAAGGTCTGCAAGTTCGTGTTGAAGAAGAAATTAGGGCATTTGATATTGGGGGATATCGACCTCGAACAGCTTGATGTGCAGCTCACTGAGGGAACGATTCAGCTCAATGATCTCGCTCTTAATGTCGATTATCTCAACGAGAAG GTTGGTGCATCAACACCAGTAATTATAAAAGAAGGGTCCATTGGCTCGTTGCTAGTTAAAATGCCTTGGAAGGGTGAAGGTTGTGTGGTTGAGGTAGATGAACTTGAGCTTGTGCTTGCTCCATGTATGAAGAATGATTCACCAGCCAAAGATGAAACTTGTAGTTCATCTCAGGATGGTAATCATGGTCTCCATTATGACTTACGAAAGCATGAATATGACTCGGTGGATGATGCTGCAAAGTCTACTTCTGGGGATGTTCATGAAGGTGTCAAGACAATTGCAAAGATGGTCAAATGGTTGCTTTCAAGTTTCCATGTCAAGATAAAAAGATTAATTGTTGCATTTGATCCATATTTGGAGAATGATGAAAAGAATACTGGGGGTCACACAACCCTAGTTCTTCGAATTCTTGAAACAGAATGTcaaacctgtatttctgaaaatGCAAATTCAAATGGTAGTGCAAGTGCGGAGAGCTTTCTTGGAATAAGTCAACTGACTAACATCATAAAGTTCCAAGAAGTGGTAGTTGAGCTTCTTCAAATTGATGATAATGACAATAAAGCAAGCtttagtgaatttttttcaGGACACTGTCCCACAAATACTACAACTCCAGTTGTGACAGGAAAAAGAGGTGGATTTTCTggaaatttaagattaaatatACCTTGGAAGAATGGGTCCCTAGACATTCGCAAAGTGGATGCAGATGTTTCTATTGATCCTGTAGAATTGAGACTTCAACCCAGCTCAATAAAATGGCTCTTACTTTCATGGGAAACTGTAAAGAATCTGGACAAATATTGTAGTAGTCATATGCATTACAGGTCAATGGattctattaattttaattcagCATCCAACTGTCTTTCATCGACACCACTTTCTACGGGAAATGTTACTGACAGGATGATACAAATTTGTGGTGGCTCTTCTCTGGATATATCTTCTTTGACCCTGGAAGAATCAGTAACTGAAGGTATGCTACCTGGGACACATTTAATATCAGATTGGGTGTCTGCAAATCAAAATCAGAAAGATGGTATTGAAGAAGTTGATTTTGGAGCAAG TGTGGATCAGTTTTTTGAATGTATTGATGGAATGCGAAATTCCCAATCAGCTTTAGCAAGCAGTGGGATGTGGAACTGGACATGTTCTGTTTTCAGTGCAATTACTGCTGCATCGAGCCTTGCTTCTGGATCTTTGCTTATTCCCTCTG AACAGCAGCATGTTGAAACAACTGTAAAAGCAGCTTTTGCTGAAATTTCTGTCATGCTTTCCTTCCATGATGAAGACCAAAAGAATTTGTGTGATCCTGAGGATGATCTGGTTAATTTTCATTGCCTGGCTGCAGAATGCAGAGACATTGTTCTTCTTTCGAAG GTATGTTCTCGAGAAATGAAGTTTGAAGGAATAGTGAAGTCTATAGCGGTTGCTAATTACTTTAGCAGTGAAAAGGATGCCCTGAACTTTCAGTTGAATAGTTGTACTGATGATAAAAATAGTCAAAGTCTTCTGATTCATCAACTGCAAGCTGAAGTTCAAGGTGCTCTCCCTCCGTTTACCTTGTCTAGTGAAGATCCTTATTCAGATGAAGTAAATGATTTAGTTTCTGCAGATTTTCCCTTTGGAAGTAAGGGTGGTTTAGTAAAAGTTATATTGCTTAAAACATCAGGCATCACTCATTGCGAATTTTCTGTGAGTTCTGCTTCATCAGATGGCAGTTTTTCAGGTCCAGCATCGTTTTCATTGGAATTATCACCTTTTGTTTTCTGGGTGAACTTCCCTTTGGTAAATACATTACTAAATCTATCAGTGGAAGTGGTAAAATATGTTGAGATGAACACCAAAATGAATGAATCTCCGTCTGAGGTCATCACTGAGAAGCACAAATCATCTAATGGATGCATGAAAAGTTCTACTCCCCGCCTGACAACCTTGTCTTCAACAGAAAGATTGCGCGGAAATATATTAATCCCCAATGCAAGGTTAATCCTCTGTTTCCCTTTTGAAAGTGGCAAAGATAGTAGAGACTATTCTTCCTACGATCAATTTATTGTTCTGGATTTTTCATCACCATTGGCTTCCAACAAGGGAGTAATTGAAGACCGCAGTCCAACTTCAGATGCAACTTTACAGAAAAAACAATCTTCAATGGTCACGAGTTCTTTGCATTTGAATGTTGGTGATCTCTACATTTACTTGGTCTTATCTGCAAGTAAAAGTGTGATCAGAAATAACTCCTGCAACATGCTGAATCAGAAATTTTCTGCTCAGAATATTCTGTCTATCACCAACAAAACAGGTTGTCTTTCTGTTATCAGTATGCTTTGGCAGGATGGTTGTGTGACTGGTCCTTTGATAGCAAAGAGGGCAAAGTTCTTAGCTACTTTAGGTTCATGTGACGTGTCCTTGGATAGCAACACGTATGAGTTTGCTTCTGCATCTGCTGTGAAAGATCTGGAAGATTTAAATTCTCGAATTCAACAAGAGATGATTGTGAGCTCTGTATTCTTCCTGCGTGTTTGTCTATCTCCTGTTACAATTACTCTTGGCAGTTCTCAGTACAATGGATTACTTAATTTGTTGAATCAGATGATAAATGGATTGTCATGTGTGGATTCTGATGCTTCTGATGCTGCCAAGTCTAGGGAAGGACCTTCTGTGTCTCAAACTTCACTCCTAGTGGAATGTGATTCTGTAGAAATTCTAATTAACCTGGATGCAAAGGAGAATATTGGAGGCCCAATGCAGAGTGAACTTCCTGGATCATGGTATTGTCTGAGATTGAAAATTCGGAAGTTCGAATTGCTGTCGGTATCAAATATAGGAGGTGTTAGGGGTGCCAATTTATTTTGGCTAGCCCATGGAGAAGGTGAATTGTGGGGTTCCATCACTGGTGTTCCAGGTCAAGAGTTTCTTTTAATCTCATGTAGCAATTCTACAATGAAACGTGGTGATGGAGGAGGTTCCAATGCATTATCATCTAGATTGGCTGGTTCTGATATTGTGTACCTGTGGGAGCCAGAGAGTTTGCATGGTTTTACATCTATAACTGTCAGGTGTGGCACAATTGTTGCAACAGGCGGTCGCTTGGATTGGTTGGACAAAATATCCTCCTTTTTTAGTTTACCTTCTCCTGAAGCTGAACAAGAAGGGGACAATAGTATGCAGAAGGGGGATTTGAATGCATCATGTGGATCTTCTTTTGTTCTTAACTTGGTTGATATTGGATTGAGTTATGAGCCCTACTTAAAGCGCTTGGTGGCTGGGAGTGAAGTTCTTGATTCCAAGTGCTTTTCTTTAAGtgccaaagaaaaagaatgtaTGGGTGAGCAGTATGTTGCTTGTCTGTTAGCCGCTTCTTCCTTCAATCTATCAACTTCAACTGTGGCAAACTCAATCGACAATGACTCCAAAATTAGAGTGCAAGATCTTGGGCTTCTTCTTCGTACAATGTCAGAGCCTGAGAATCTTGGTGGCACTTACAGTGCGGAACATCTTCACAAGGTTGGTTATATTAAAGTTGCTTGGGAGGCACTCATTGAAGTTATCTTGAGAACTAACTGTAAGAGTGGCCTCCTCTGGGAGGTGGAATGCTCTAAATCTCACATTTGCTTGGAAACTTGTCATGACACTACTGCTGCTTTGATTCGTTTGTCTGCTCAACTCCAGCAGCTATTTGCTCCTGATGTGGAGGAATCAATTGTGCACTTGCAGGCTAGGTGGAACAACATTCGGAAGGAACAAGACAGGAACGATTTCAATGATGAATCTAGAGTCTTCAGTGGTGATTCTGAACCATCAACTTCTCAAGTGAATATTGCAAGTGTAGATACAAAGAGTGAACCTGGGTTGGTTGGCTTGATGGATGAGATATGTGAAGATGAATTTTCATTTGATGACAATCATGCCTGCCAATTTGATCCTCCTGAATCACATATTTGTGTTTCACTTGATGAAAGTGTTCTTGAAGATGCATGTGGCTTTCGTGTTGAAACTCCTGAATTTTTATCTCATGATCTGTCCTTCAATGGGTTGATGCCTGTAGTAGAATTGGAAAGTGGTCAAACCTCAATTTCAGAAGAAGGTTACTTTACAGAGTTTAGAGAAGGCAATTGTTTATCTGAGTTGCGCCGTCTGTCGGAATTATCTCTAGGCAGACAGTCTTTGCCTGAGATACCTAAGTGCAAATCCACAAATGTTGGGAATGGAGATATTGGAAAAGGAAATAGTGGATGGTATGGGGACTTAAGAATTGTAGAAAACCACATTTCAGAAGCAAGTGAGCAAAGTGGCGTGAAACAATTTTTGAAAGGCGAGCTTCTTTCTCTTAATAATAAAACACATGATGATGTTGGAAAGGTTGCAGGGCGTGTACTCTTTAAGAACATTGATGTCAAATGGAGAATGTATGCTGGCTCTGATTGGCATGATTCTAGAGACGTTGGAGAGCATTCTAGTACTTGTCATGGAAGGGATAAAACTGTCTATCTGGAGCTTTCACTTTCTGGGATGGAATTTCAATATGACATTTTCCCAGTTGGTGGAATATGTGTATCTAAGCTTTCTCTTTCAGTTCAAGACTTCCAGCTCTATGACAAGAGTAGCAATGCACCATGGAAACTG GTACTAGGATATTATAATTCAAAAGATCATCCTAGGGAATCCTCTTCAAAAGCATTTAAACTGGACTTAGAAGCTGTCAGACCAGATCCTTTAGTCCCTCTTGAGGAGTACCG GTTACGCATTGCTTTCCTTCCTATACTATTGCATCTTCACCAGTCCCAACTTGATTTTCTCATTGACTTTTTTGGGGCAAAGAGCTCATCAGTTGACCAGTCTCTTGACTGTCATCAAGATGCAGATGGTTCAAAATTGTCCCAGGGACATACAATTGCAAATGAGGCATTGCTTCCTTTCTTTCAG AAATTCGATATATGGCCTGTTCTTGTTCGGGTTGACTACAGTCCTCGCCGTGTTGATCTTGCAGCACTAAGAGGGGGGAAGTACGTAGAGCTTGTAAATCTGGTTCCCTGGAAG GGGGTTGAGCTACAGCTCAAGCATGTTCATTCCGTTGGCATCTATGGCTGGGGTGGTGTTTTTGAAACTATTATAGGAGAGTGGTTGGAAGATATTTCACAAAACCAG GTTCATAAAATATTACAAGGCCTTCCTACTATCCGATCAGTAGTTGCTGTTGGTTCTGGTGCTGCGAAGCTGGTTTCTTTGCCAGTTGAGAGCTACAGGAAGGATCGGAGACTACTCAAGGGAATGCAAAGAG GCACAGTTGCATTTCTTAGAAGCATTTCACTTGAAGCTGTTGGACTTGGGGTACATTTGGCTGCTGGGGCTCATGACATTTTGCTTCAAGCCGAATGTATTCTTACTAGCATTCCTCCTTCTGGACCATGGGCTGGACAAAGTAAAATGAAGACAAATGTAAGATCTAATCAGCCTAAAGATGCCCAGCAAGGACTCCAACGG GCTTATGAGAGCCTGAGTGATGGCCTGGGAAAATCTGCTTCTGCCTTAGTTGGCACTCCCTTGAAAAAGTACCAGCGTGGAGCTGGAGCTATCTCTGCATTGACATCTGCTGTTCGGGCAGTTCCTGCCGCTGCTATAGCTCCTGCTTCTGCTTGTGCAACTGCTGTACATTATACTCTTCTTGGCTTCAGGAATAG CCTGGATCCTGAGCGTAAGAAAGAGTCCATGGAGAAATATTTGGGTCCCACTCAGTCACAAGAACATGATTAA